A genomic window from Rhodococcus sp. KBS0724 includes:
- the ftsY gene encoding signal recognition particle-docking protein FtsY, producing the protein MTTQAWIIIAAVAAVILIALVAGFLRYRSRQVSLKAPETKPELGAPEKDKSGGYKAGGGFNFSEGSTATAPPPAPVPPTKPAVPEKPVVPEKPVVPEPAPPVVEEPVVEEPVAEEPVVEAPVVEEPVIEEPVVEAPEPVVETAPVEPVVVEPAPVEPAPRVLDEIEPTEGRLDRLRGRLSRSQSAVGKSLLGLLGGGDLDEDSWEEVEDTLLIADLGSATTEKIVTTLRAQMAARSVRTEAEARALLREVLVAELRPELDRSIRALPHDNHPAVLLVVGVNGTGKTTTTGKLARVLVADGRRVLLGAADTFRAAAADQLQTWGERVGADVVRGKEGGDPAAISFDAVTRGIEEGVDVVLIDTAGRLHTKTGLMDELGKVKRVIEKKASVDDVLLVLDATVGQNGLAQARVFAEVVDITGVVLTKLDGTAKGGIVFQVQHELGVPVKLVGLGEGADDLAPFEPGAFVDALLG; encoded by the coding sequence GTGACTACCCAGGCTTGGATCATCATCGCGGCTGTCGCGGCCGTAATACTTATTGCTCTCGTGGCGGGTTTCCTGCGCTACCGCAGCCGCCAGGTGTCGTTGAAGGCACCCGAGACGAAGCCGGAACTCGGTGCACCGGAGAAGGACAAGTCGGGCGGCTACAAAGCCGGCGGCGGGTTCAACTTCAGTGAGGGGTCAACGGCAACGGCGCCGCCACCAGCGCCGGTCCCGCCGACAAAGCCGGCTGTACCGGAAAAGCCAGTTGTCCCGGAGAAGCCGGTTGTTCCGGAACCGGCACCACCGGTTGTTGAAGAACCCGTTGTTGAAGAACCCGTTGCCGAGGAACCGGTTGTCGAAGCCCCGGTCGTCGAAGAGCCGGTCATTGAAGAACCGGTTGTCGAAGCCCCGGAACCCGTTGTCGAGACAGCTCCGGTCGAACCCGTAGTGGTTGAGCCCGCACCCGTCGAGCCCGCCCCGCGGGTTCTCGACGAGATCGAACCGACTGAAGGACGACTCGATCGCCTGCGCGGTCGCCTGTCCCGCTCACAGTCGGCCGTCGGCAAGAGCTTGCTGGGTCTGCTCGGTGGCGGCGATCTGGACGAGGATTCGTGGGAAGAGGTCGAGGACACCCTGCTGATCGCGGATCTCGGTTCTGCGACGACGGAGAAGATTGTCACCACGCTGCGGGCGCAGATGGCGGCCCGCAGTGTTCGGACCGAGGCCGAGGCACGTGCATTGCTGCGCGAGGTACTGGTCGCGGAGCTTCGTCCGGAACTGGATCGCTCGATCCGGGCACTTCCGCACGACAATCATCCGGCAGTGCTTCTTGTTGTCGGTGTGAACGGAACCGGTAAGACCACCACGACGGGCAAGCTGGCCCGTGTGTTGGTCGCAGACGGACGACGGGTACTTCTCGGTGCCGCCGATACGTTCCGCGCTGCTGCGGCCGATCAGCTGCAGACGTGGGGCGAGCGCGTCGGCGCTGACGTTGTTCGCGGTAAGGAAGGCGGCGATCCCGCTGCTATTTCCTTCGACGCCGTCACCCGTGGCATCGAGGAGGGCGTCGACGTCGTATTGATCGACACCGCCGGCCGCTTGCACACCAAGACCGGTTTGATGGACGAGCTCGGCAAGGTCAAGCGCGTGATCGAGAAGAAGGCGTCGGTCGACGACGTTCTGTTGGTTCTCGACGCCACCGTGGGGCAGAACGGTCTCGCTCAGGCTCGCGTGTTTGCCGAAGTCGTCGATATCACCGGTGTTGTTCTGACCAAGTTGGACGGCACTGCAAAGGGCGGAATCGTCTTCCAGGTTCAGCATGAACTCGGGGTTCCGGTGAAGCTTGTCGGCCTCGGTGAGGGTGCTGACGACCTGGCTCCGTTCGAACCGGGAGCGTTTGTCGACGCCCTATTGGGCTGA
- a CDS encoding ammonium transporter, whose translation MLMAASLVLLMTPGVAFFYGGMSRSKSVLNMMMMSFGSMAVIGVIYVLWGWSMSYGTENIGGIFANPFEFFGLKDSITDADGNFIAGAWGYPNVIDIAFQVTFAIITTALISGALAERVKFGTWMLFSGIWVTVVYFPLAHMVWGGGLLSGSEDGIAAKIFGTTDDGDGGLVAAVPPIDFAGGTVVHINAGMAALVLALIVGKRAGFGKTAFRPHNLPLVMLGAALLWFGWFGFNAGSAFAADGFAGLAWVNTTTATAAAILAWLLTERIRDGHATSLGAASGAVAGLVAITPAAGALNPVGSIFLGAIAGILSALAVGLKFRFGFDDSLDVVGVHLVSGLWGTIGIGFFGTSTGLFYGGDYKQLVVQIVIAVVALVFTGVLTAIIGYALKPLGWRISPEDEARGIDETQHAETAYDLA comes from the coding sequence ATGCTGATGGCCGCATCACTGGTTCTGCTGATGACACCGGGTGTCGCATTCTTCTACGGTGGCATGTCTCGGTCCAAGTCCGTGCTCAACATGATGATGATGTCCTTCGGTTCGATGGCCGTCATCGGTGTTATCTACGTGCTGTGGGGATGGTCCATGTCCTACGGCACCGAGAACATCGGTGGCATCTTCGCGAATCCCTTCGAGTTCTTCGGACTCAAGGACAGCATCACCGACGCGGACGGTAACTTCATTGCCGGTGCGTGGGGCTACCCCAATGTCATCGACATCGCCTTCCAGGTGACGTTCGCCATCATCACGACCGCACTGATCAGCGGTGCGTTGGCCGAGCGCGTGAAGTTCGGCACGTGGATGCTGTTCTCGGGCATCTGGGTCACCGTTGTCTACTTCCCGCTCGCTCACATGGTGTGGGGTGGCGGACTGCTCTCGGGTTCCGAGGACGGTATTGCTGCAAAGATCTTCGGCACCACCGACGACGGTGACGGTGGCCTGGTTGCCGCAGTCCCGCCGATCGACTTCGCCGGTGGCACAGTCGTTCACATCAACGCCGGTATGGCCGCTCTGGTACTCGCTCTGATCGTCGGCAAGCGCGCCGGCTTCGGCAAGACCGCGTTCCGTCCGCACAACCTGCCGCTCGTCATGCTCGGTGCGGCTCTGCTCTGGTTCGGTTGGTTCGGCTTCAACGCCGGTTCCGCATTCGCTGCCGACGGTTTTGCCGGTCTCGCCTGGGTCAACACCACAACCGCTACTGCTGCTGCAATCCTCGCTTGGTTGCTCACGGAGCGTATCCGTGACGGACATGCCACCAGCCTCGGTGCTGCTTCCGGTGCCGTCGCCGGCCTGGTCGCCATCACTCCGGCCGCTGGTGCACTGAACCCGGTCGGCTCGATCTTCCTGGGCGCAATCGCCGGCATTCTGTCTGCTCTCGCCGTCGGCCTGAAGTTCCGTTTCGGCTTCGACGATTCGCTCGACGTTGTCGGTGTTCACCTCGTCTCCGGCCTGTGGGGCACGATCGGTATCGGCTTCTTCGGTACGTCGACCGGTCTCTTCTACGGCGGTGACTACAAGCAGTTGGTGGTTCAGATCGTGATTGCAGTTGTCGCTCTTGTCTTCACCGGTGTTCTCACCGCGATCATCGGCTACGCACTCAAGCCCCTCGGATGGCGTATCTCGCCCGAGGACGAGGCTCGTGGAATCGACGAGACCCAACACGCAGAGACCGCATACGACCTCGCGTGA
- a CDS encoding P-II family nitrogen regulator — MKLITAIVKPFTLEDVKTALEQAGVLGMTVSEVQGYGRQKGHTEVYRGAEYSVDFVPKVRVEVVIDDAAVDKVVEVIVEAARTGKIGDGKVWVSPVESVIRVRTGERGGDAL; from the coding sequence ATGAAGCTGATCACAGCAATCGTCAAGCCGTTCACGCTCGAGGACGTCAAAACCGCGCTCGAGCAGGCCGGGGTGCTGGGCATGACTGTCAGTGAAGTTCAGGGCTACGGTCGTCAGAAAGGCCACACCGAGGTGTACCGAGGCGCGGAGTACTCCGTGGACTTCGTACCGAAGGTTCGGGTGGAGGTCGTGATCGACGACGCGGCTGTCGACAAGGTGGTCGAGGTGATCGTCGAGGCTGCGCGCACCGGCAAGATCGGTGACGGCAAGGTCTGGGTTTCGCCGGTCGAGTCGGTCATCCGGGTTCGTACCGGAGAACGTGGTGGCGATGCACTCTGA
- a CDS encoding [protein-PII] uridylyltransferase, giving the protein MHSDPKGSGNFGPGSVAKATGPGPVSSGGSDEAADLARARKALLNGGPKNRRLDAPSLRHALVDLHEFWLTTKGAELGIKPDCGFAIVAVGGLGRRELLPYSDLDLILLHDDMDPAVVAHVAERLWYPLWDAHIKLDHSVRTLPQALQVAATDITASLGMLEARHIAGDQELTNLLISGVRRQWRMDIRSRFDELIAQTQSRWASSGEIAHRAEPDLKSGRGGLRDVQLLNALSIAQLTDGMPGLGPNSPGGGLALAHRRLLDVRTELHRVAGRPRDQLRAQDADEIGAALRIGDRFDLARLLSESARIISYSVDVGIRTAGNSLPKRGLSRLRRPPVRHPLDEGVVEHAGEVVLARDARPKKDPGLIMRVAAAAATGGMPISASTLNRLADNAPELREPWPKNAVNDLLVLLGSGSRAVPVIEALDRTGLWGRLLPEWGTIRDLPPRDAVHTWTVDRHLVETAAYASGFTTRVARPDLLMLGALIHDIGKGRGGDHSVVGAELATAIGNRLGLWPSDVAMLSAMVRYHLLLPETATRRDLDDPATVQGVVDSLGGDGTLLDLLHALAEADSLATGPGVWGDWKSSLIGELVRRCRLLMAGEQLPAPDPLDPEQLSIAEDGGVHVSLTPAENAHTYVVTVIAPDAPGLLSRAAGILALASLRVHSASLGAHAGSAVNSFVVTPRFGAPPQAALLRQELIRASEGELNLLELLDAKEEEARAQQWEDPIALSKSSAIPVLYAQAPPRVIWFDSPGDGQAILEVRTEDRVGLLCRLAAALERSGADIRWAKVATLGSSVIDSFCLDFGGADSRASRERVEAAVLGVVPLPQPEKKAQ; this is encoded by the coding sequence ATGCACTCTGACCCGAAAGGGTCCGGGAACTTCGGCCCTGGTTCCGTCGCTAAGGCGACGGGGCCAGGGCCGGTCTCGTCAGGGGGATCCGATGAAGCCGCGGACCTGGCCCGCGCACGCAAGGCATTGCTCAACGGTGGACCCAAGAATCGACGGCTCGATGCGCCGTCACTGCGTCACGCACTGGTTGATCTCCACGAGTTCTGGCTGACCACCAAGGGCGCCGAATTGGGAATCAAGCCCGACTGCGGGTTTGCGATTGTTGCTGTCGGTGGTCTGGGCCGACGCGAATTGCTGCCGTATTCCGATCTCGATCTGATTCTGCTGCACGACGACATGGACCCGGCCGTGGTGGCTCACGTGGCCGAACGCCTGTGGTACCCGTTGTGGGACGCGCACATCAAACTCGACCACAGCGTGCGGACGCTGCCGCAGGCCTTGCAGGTTGCGGCAACCGATATCACCGCGTCGCTCGGCATGCTCGAAGCTCGCCACATCGCGGGCGACCAGGAACTCACCAATTTGCTGATCAGCGGTGTGCGACGCCAATGGCGGATGGACATTCGCAGCCGGTTCGACGAGTTGATCGCGCAGACACAGTCGCGATGGGCGAGTAGCGGTGAGATCGCTCATCGAGCCGAGCCTGACCTCAAGAGCGGTCGTGGCGGTCTGCGTGACGTGCAGTTGCTCAATGCCCTGTCCATCGCGCAGTTGACGGACGGTATGCCGGGGCTCGGTCCCAATTCGCCTGGCGGCGGTCTGGCATTGGCGCACCGGCGACTGCTCGATGTGCGCACCGAGTTGCACCGGGTGGCCGGTCGGCCTCGCGATCAGTTGCGGGCTCAGGACGCCGACGAGATCGGTGCCGCGCTGCGGATCGGTGACAGGTTCGACCTGGCTCGCCTGCTCAGTGAATCGGCGCGCATCATCAGCTATTCGGTGGACGTCGGAATCCGTACTGCCGGAAACTCTTTGCCCAAGCGCGGGTTGTCGCGGCTACGGCGCCCGCCGGTGCGTCATCCTCTGGACGAGGGTGTCGTCGAGCATGCCGGAGAAGTGGTGCTGGCGCGCGATGCCCGGCCCAAGAAGGATCCAGGGTTGATCATGCGGGTGGCGGCAGCAGCCGCAACCGGCGGGATGCCGATCTCGGCGTCGACGCTCAATCGCTTGGCGGACAACGCTCCTGAATTGCGTGAGCCGTGGCCCAAGAACGCGGTCAACGATCTTCTGGTGTTGTTGGGGTCGGGTTCTCGGGCGGTGCCGGTCATCGAAGCTCTCGATCGCACCGGTTTGTGGGGGCGATTGTTGCCGGAGTGGGGCACGATCCGGGATCTGCCACCGCGTGATGCTGTCCATACCTGGACCGTCGATCGGCACCTCGTCGAAACAGCTGCATATGCAAGTGGATTCACAACGCGGGTCGCGCGTCCGGACCTGCTGATGCTCGGTGCGTTGATTCACGACATCGGTAAGGGTCGCGGCGGCGATCACAGTGTGGTCGGTGCGGAATTGGCCACGGCAATCGGAAACAGGTTAGGGCTCTGGCCTTCCGACGTCGCAATGCTGTCCGCGATGGTGCGGTATCACCTGCTGTTGCCGGAAACGGCGACGCGGCGCGATCTGGACGATCCGGCGACAGTGCAGGGGGTCGTCGACTCACTGGGCGGTGACGGAACGCTGCTCGACCTCCTTCATGCGCTCGCCGAAGCTGATTCTCTGGCTACGGGTCCGGGTGTGTGGGGCGATTGGAAATCGTCGTTGATCGGCGAACTGGTGCGTCGATGCCGCTTGCTGATGGCAGGGGAGCAGCTGCCGGCTCCGGATCCACTCGATCCCGAGCAGTTGTCCATCGCCGAGGACGGCGGTGTTCACGTGTCGTTGACTCCGGCCGAGAACGCCCACACGTACGTCGTCACGGTCATTGCGCCGGATGCGCCCGGTCTGTTGTCACGGGCCGCGGGAATTCTTGCGTTGGCGTCGCTGCGGGTGCATTCCGCTTCGCTTGGTGCCCACGCGGGATCTGCGGTCAATTCGTTTGTGGTGACTCCGCGCTTCGGCGCACCGCCGCAGGCCGCGCTGCTGCGACAGGAGTTGATCCGCGCGTCCGAGGGGGAGCTGAACCTGCTCGAGCTCCTCGATGCCAAGGAAGAGGAAGCGCGGGCGCAGCAGTGGGAAGATCCGATTGCGCTCAGCAAGAGTTCGGCGATCCCGGTCCTGTATGCGCAGGCACCGCCGCGGGTGATCTGGTTCGATTCGCCAGGCGACGGTCAGGCGATTCTCGAAGTACGCACCGAGGATCGCGTCGGATTGCTGTGCCGCCTGGCTGCCGCTCTCGAACGTAGCGGCGCCGACATCAGGTGGGCAAAAGTCGCGACGCTGGGCTCCTCCGTCATCGACTCGTTCTGCCTCGACTTCGGTGGGGCCGATTCACGGGCGAGTCGTGAGCGCGTCGAGGCCGCTGTTCTGGGCGTTGTGCCGCTGCCTCAGCCGGAGAAAAAGGCTCAGTAG
- the ffh gene encoding signal recognition particle protein: protein MFESLSDRLTGSLKDLRGKGRLSGADIDATAREIRLALLEADVALPVVRSFIAKIKERAKGAEVSGALNPAQQVVKIVNEELVQILGGETRRLQFAKNPPTVIMLAGLQGSGKTTLAGKLAKWLKDQGHTPLLVACDLQRPGAVTQLQIVGERAGAAVFAPHPGTSIGGGDNALGVSAADPVEVARAGVEEARNKQYDVVIVDTAGRLGIDADLMEQAAGIRDAVNPDETIFVLDSMIGQDAVSTAEAFREGVGFTGVVLTKLDGDARGGAALSVREITGQPILFASTGEKLEDFDVFHPDRMASRILGMGDVLSLIEQAEQVFDADQAEATAAKIGSGQLTLEDFLDQMMAVRKMGPIGNLLGMLPGAGGMKDALANVDEKQLDRIQAIIRGMTPAEREDPKIINASRRLRIANGSGVKVSDVNQLVDRFFEARKMMAAMAGRMGMPGARKQVRSKKGKKGKKGGKGPTQPKMRGGFPGMGGFPGMPGGMPAGMPDLSNMPKGLDQLPPGLEGIDLSQLKLPKK, encoded by the coding sequence GTGTTCGAATCCCTTTCCGACAGATTGACCGGATCTCTCAAGGATCTGCGTGGTAAGGGTCGTCTGTCCGGCGCCGATATCGACGCGACCGCCCGTGAGATCCGCCTCGCACTTCTCGAGGCCGACGTGGCGCTGCCCGTCGTGCGCAGCTTCATCGCCAAGATCAAGGAACGTGCCAAGGGCGCCGAGGTGTCCGGTGCGCTCAACCCGGCGCAGCAGGTCGTCAAGATCGTCAACGAGGAGCTTGTTCAGATCCTCGGCGGCGAAACTCGCCGGTTGCAGTTCGCCAAGAACCCGCCGACGGTCATCATGCTGGCTGGTCTGCAGGGCTCCGGTAAGACCACTCTCGCCGGCAAGCTGGCCAAGTGGCTCAAGGACCAGGGCCACACGCCTCTCCTCGTCGCGTGTGACCTTCAGCGTCCCGGCGCCGTCACGCAGCTGCAGATCGTCGGCGAACGCGCCGGTGCCGCGGTATTCGCACCGCACCCGGGTACGTCCATCGGTGGCGGCGACAACGCACTCGGCGTGTCCGCTGCCGACCCCGTCGAGGTAGCCCGAGCGGGCGTCGAAGAGGCACGAAACAAGCAGTACGACGTGGTCATCGTCGATACCGCCGGCCGACTCGGCATCGACGCGGATCTGATGGAGCAGGCTGCCGGTATTCGCGACGCCGTCAACCCGGACGAGACAATTTTTGTTCTCGACTCGATGATCGGTCAGGACGCCGTCAGCACCGCCGAGGCGTTCCGCGAGGGTGTCGGCTTCACCGGCGTTGTCCTCACCAAGCTCGACGGCGACGCCCGTGGTGGCGCCGCGCTCAGCGTTCGTGAGATCACGGGCCAGCCCATTCTGTTTGCGTCGACGGGCGAGAAGCTCGAAGACTTCGACGTCTTCCACCCGGACCGTATGGCCAGCCGCATCCTCGGCATGGGCGATGTCCTGAGCCTTATCGAGCAGGCCGAGCAGGTTTTCGACGCCGATCAGGCCGAAGCAACGGCCGCCAAGATCGGTTCCGGTCAGCTGACGCTCGAGGATTTCCTCGATCAGATGATGGCTGTCCGCAAGATGGGCCCGATCGGCAACCTCCTCGGCATGCTGCCAGGTGCAGGCGGCATGAAGGACGCGCTGGCCAACGTCGACGAGAAGCAACTCGACCGCATCCAGGCGATCATCCGCGGTATGACGCCCGCCGAGCGTGAAGACCCCAAGATCATCAACGCGTCGCGTCGTCTGCGCATCGCCAACGGTTCCGGTGTCAAGGTCTCCGACGTCAACCAGTTGGTCGACCGGTTCTTCGAGGCCCGAAAGATGATGGCCGCCATGGCCGGTCGCATGGGTATGCCCGGCGCCCGCAAGCAGGTGCGCAGCAAGAAGGGCAAGAAGGGCAAGAAGGGCGGCAAGGGTCCGACGCAGCCCAAGATGCGCGGAGGGTTCCCCGGTATGGGCGGATTCCCGGGTATGCCCGGCGGCATGCCTGCCGGAATGCCCGACCTGTCGAACATGCCCAAGGGACTCGATCAGTTGCCGCCCGGACTCGAAGGCATCGACCTGTCGCAGCTCAAGCTGCCCAAGAAGTAG
- a CDS encoding amidohydrolase family protein encodes MSALHLRGIGLPDAAPIELWVVDGRITFEPVTGAETIVDAGWITPGLVDAHCHVGIRFGGGGGETVDGLIAQAQTERDAGVLLLRDAGSPVDTRFIDDRADLPRIIRAGQHIAAPKRYIPGLPVDLEDESQLPAEVVRQARAGDGWVKLVGDWIDRSVGDLAPLWSDEILVEAIAAAHAEGAKVTAHVFAEDALPGLINAGIDCIEHGTGLTDETIELMVAHGTALVPTLINIATFPGIADSATRYPIYAAHMRDLHSRRHRTIGAAHEAGIPIYAGTDAGGSILHGRIADEVAELEIAGLSSHDALGAACWDARTWLGGSGLIEGAPADLVVFDEDPRGNTAVLTKPAHVVLRGNVIAR; translated from the coding sequence GTGAGCGCCCTCCATCTGCGGGGTATCGGTCTGCCCGACGCCGCGCCGATCGAACTGTGGGTTGTCGACGGCCGGATCACTTTCGAACCGGTCACAGGCGCCGAGACGATTGTCGACGCGGGGTGGATCACGCCCGGTCTTGTCGACGCGCATTGCCATGTCGGTATTCGCTTCGGCGGGGGCGGCGGCGAGACCGTCGACGGTCTGATCGCTCAGGCGCAGACCGAGCGCGACGCGGGTGTCCTGTTGTTGCGTGATGCGGGATCACCTGTCGATACCCGATTCATCGACGATCGGGCGGATCTTCCGCGGATCATCCGCGCGGGTCAGCACATTGCTGCGCCCAAGCGGTACATCCCGGGGTTGCCGGTCGATCTCGAAGACGAATCGCAGTTGCCGGCCGAGGTCGTGCGTCAGGCGAGGGCCGGTGACGGCTGGGTCAAGCTTGTCGGGGATTGGATCGACCGTTCTGTCGGTGACCTCGCGCCGCTGTGGAGCGACGAGATCCTGGTGGAAGCCATTGCCGCGGCTCACGCGGAAGGCGCCAAGGTCACGGCCCACGTTTTTGCCGAGGACGCGCTTCCCGGCCTGATCAACGCCGGTATCGACTGCATCGAGCACGGCACCGGATTGACCGACGAGACCATCGAGTTGATGGTTGCTCACGGCACCGCGCTGGTACCGACGCTGATCAACATCGCGACGTTCCCCGGCATCGCCGACTCCGCGACGCGGTACCCGATCTACGCGGCCCACATGCGCGATCTGCACTCGCGGCGCCATCGGACGATCGGTGCGGCGCACGAAGCCGGCATCCCGATCTACGCCGGCACGGATGCCGGGGGATCGATCCTGCACGGCCGGATCGCCGACGAGGTGGCTGAACTCGAGATCGCCGGCCTGTCGTCACACGACGCGCTCGGTGCGGCCTGCTGGGATGCGCGCACCTGGCTGGGTGGCTCTGGATTGATCGAGGGAGCGCCCGCTGACCTGGTGGTTTTCGACGAAGATCCGCGTGGAAACACCGCTGTGCTGACGAAGCCCGCCCACGTGGTGCTTCGCGGCAATGTAATCGCCCGGTAA
- the rpsP gene encoding 30S ribosomal protein S16, producing the protein MAVKIKLTRLGKIRNAQYRVVIADSRTRRDGRAIETIGKYHPKEEPSLIDIDSERAQYWLSVGAQPTEPVEALLKITGDWQKFKGLPGTEGTLRVKEAKPSKLELFQAALAQAENEPVAEAITPKKKKAAKADEAKAEDAAADAEAPAADAEAADK; encoded by the coding sequence ATGGCTGTCAAGATCAAGCTCACCCGCCTCGGCAAGATCCGCAACGCTCAGTACCGCGTTGTCATCGCCGACTCCCGCACCCGTCGTGACGGCCGTGCGATCGAGACCATCGGCAAGTACCACCCCAAGGAAGAGCCGTCGCTGATCGACATCGATTCCGAGCGTGCTCAGTACTGGCTGTCCGTGGGCGCACAGCCCACCGAGCCCGTCGAGGCTCTCCTCAAGATCACCGGTGACTGGCAGAAGTTCAAGGGCCTCCCGGGCACCGAAGGCACCCTGCGTGTCAAGGAAGCCAAGCCCTCCAAGCTCGAACTGTTCCAGGCTGCACTCGCGCAGGCCGAGAACGAGCCGGTTGCAGAAGCAATCACCCCCAAGAAGAAGAAGGCTGCCAAGGCAGACGAGGCTAAGGCAGAAGACGCCGCAGCCGACGCCGAGGCTCCCGCTGCAGACGCCGAGGCTGCTGACAAGTGA
- a CDS encoding RNA-binding protein has product MSAVVADAVEHLVRGIVANPDDVRVELMTGRRGRTVEVHVHPDDLGKVIGRGGRTATALRTLVSGIGGRGIRVDVVDTDQ; this is encoded by the coding sequence GTGAGTGCCGTCGTCGCTGATGCGGTAGAGCATTTGGTTCGCGGCATTGTCGCCAATCCTGACGACGTGCGCGTCGAACTGATGACCGGACGCCGTGGACGTACCGTCGAGGTGCACGTGCATCCCGACGATCTCGGCAAGGTCATCGGCAGGGGCGGCCGCACCGCGACCGCTCTGCGGACCCTGGTTTCCGGTATCGGTGGCCGTGGTATTCGCGTTGACGTCGTCGACACCGATCAGTAG
- the rimM gene encoding ribosome maturation factor RimM (Essential for efficient processing of 16S rRNA): MELVVGRVAKAHGIKGELVVEVRTDEPEERFAVGSVLRGHKPRESTSKSYTVEAARDHSGRLLLRLEGVNDRGEADALRGTLFVIDSSELEPSDDPDEFYDHELEGLKVVLADGTEVGSVIEVLHSAAGELLSIRRTGETSGELLVPFVAAIVTKVSIADGLVEITPPEGLLDPDFGDKSNSERE, from the coding sequence GTGGAACTCGTTGTCGGTCGTGTCGCGAAGGCGCATGGCATCAAAGGTGAACTGGTCGTAGAGGTTCGTACTGACGAACCCGAAGAGCGTTTTGCCGTTGGATCTGTGCTGCGTGGGCATAAGCCGCGCGAGTCCACAAGCAAGTCCTACACAGTAGAAGCCGCCCGGGATCATTCCGGGCGGCTCCTGCTGCGTCTCGAAGGCGTCAACGATCGCGGCGAGGCAGATGCCTTGCGCGGAACGTTGTTTGTCATCGACAGCAGTGAACTCGAACCGTCCGACGACCCGGACGAGTTCTACGATCACGAACTCGAAGGTCTGAAGGTCGTTCTGGCCGACGGCACCGAGGTGGGTTCCGTGATCGAGGTATTGCATTCTGCGGCAGGCGAATTGCTGTCGATCAGGCGCACCGGTGAGACGTCGGGCGAGTTGTTGGTTCCTTTTGTCGCCGCCATCGTGACCAAGGTGTCCATTGCCGACGGTTTGGTCGAGATCACGCCTCCCGAGGGCCTGCTCGACCCAGACTTCGGTGACAAGTCGAATTCAGAGCGCGAATGA
- the trmD gene encoding tRNA (guanosine(37)-N1)-methyltransferase TrmD has translation MRLDVVTIFPEYLEPLRAALLGKAIERGLISVDVHDLRSWTHDVHKAVDDSPYGGGPGMVMKPTVWGPALDDVLGRSDSSGPDDADTILVVPTPAGVPFTQATAHRWSKAQHLVFACGRYEGIDQRVFDDAAKRVRVEEVSIGDYVLIGGEAAVLVMVEAVVRLMPGVLGNQLSHQEDSFSDGLLEGPSYTRPAVWRDLEVPPVLLSGDHAKIKAWRHEQSLARTAERRPDLLP, from the coding sequence ATGCGTCTCGACGTAGTCACCATTTTTCCCGAGTATCTCGAACCGCTTCGTGCTGCCTTGCTGGGCAAGGCAATCGAACGTGGCTTGATCTCGGTTGATGTCCACGATCTGCGTTCGTGGACCCATGACGTACACAAGGCCGTCGACGATTCCCCGTATGGCGGGGGACCGGGCATGGTCATGAAACCCACCGTGTGGGGTCCCGCTCTCGACGACGTCCTCGGACGCTCCGATTCTTCCGGCCCGGACGATGCCGACACTATTCTGGTGGTGCCGACCCCTGCCGGAGTTCCCTTCACTCAAGCCACAGCTCATCGTTGGTCGAAGGCGCAGCATCTTGTTTTTGCGTGCGGTCGCTACGAGGGCATCGATCAGCGGGTCTTCGACGACGCGGCCAAGCGGGTGCGTGTCGAAGAGGTCAGTATCGGCGATTACGTCCTGATCGGCGGTGAGGCCGCCGTCCTGGTGATGGTGGAAGCCGTGGTCCGCTTGATGCCCGGCGTTCTCGGCAATCAGCTATCGCACCAAGAGGATTCGTTTTCCGACGGTCTTCTCGAAGGGCCGAGCTACACCCGTCCAGCCGTCTGGCGTGATCTCGAAGTTCCGCCGGTTCTGCTGTCCGGCGATCACGCGAAGATCAAGGCCTGGCGCCATGAGCAGTCGCTGGCGCGCACGGCCGAACGTCGGCCGGACCTACTGCCCTAG